The genomic window CGTCCCCGTCTCGGTCTCAGTCCCCATCTTCGCCGTCTGGCCCCGATGACACACCGATCGAGCGCGTCCCCGTCTCCTTCGCCCGTCCCAGGGACGAGGCCGCCCTCGAGTTGCTCGCGGAGCTCGGCCTGTCGGATCGCCTCGAGTGGCGGCCGATCCAGACGGCGATGTACGTCGACGGGACCGTCCATCCCGTCGACGCGCCCTGGGAGTTTCTGGCCTATCCGCCCCTCTCGCTGTCGGACACGGCGCGGCTCGCGACGCTCCGGAGCGGGATCGACGTCCGCGGCCTCCCCCGTCGACGGCCGCGGTTCGACGCCTACGAGCCGTCGGACTACGCCGACGTCCCCGCCGAGGCGTTCGTCCGCGCGCACGCGAGCGACGCCGTCTACGAGCGGTTCTACGGACCCCTGCTCGAGGCCCGTTTCGGGTCGGCGGCGTCGGCGGTCAGCGCCGCGTGGGTGCTCGAGCACTGTCGCGGCCGAGGGGATCGGACGCGATTCGGCCGGGAACGTCGCGGCTACTTCGCCGGCAGTTCGGCCGTCCTCGTCGAAACGCTCGCCGAGGCCATCGGCCGCGAGCAAATCAGTACGAACGCGCGCGTAACGGAACTCGGCGTGACGGACGACGCCGTCGACTCGATCACCGTCGAGCGCGATGGCGCGAGCGAGCGCCACGCCGTCGACGCGGTCGTACTGGCGACGGTTCCGGAGGCCCTCGAGTCGTCGCTCGGCGCCTCGTCGGTCCCGGTCCAAACGCGGACCTGTCTGCGGGTCTCGACGACCGCCGAGACGCCCCTGACCGACGCCGATCGCGTGACGATGGTCGACGACGCGCCCTTCGGCGAACTCGTCGCGCCGACGGTACCGCGCTCGTCCGACGCGTCCGGCGGTCACCGGTACTACCTGCTGGACGGCGGCGAAGCGGTCGCCGCCGGTCGCTCGACCGCCGTCATCGAACGCCGCTGGCTCGAGGCGCTGGCGACCCACTTCCCGGCGTTCGATCGGAACGATCTCGTCGGCGTCGATTCGACGCGGATCCGGCAGCCGGTTCCCGACGGCGTTCACTCGCGCGTCGACGGGACGTCCCCGCAGGCGCGCTCACTCGATGCCCCCGACGGGGTCTTCGATGCGACGGTCGTCCGGCAGCCGCAGTTCCCCCAGCGACGCGCCGGCGGCGCGCTCGAGACCGGACTGCGCTGTGCGGCGTCGATCGCCGAACCGAGTCGGCGACTCCCGGCTCGACGACCGGCAGACCACTGACACCGAGTGCGAGCGGAGCGAAGTACGAGTGCCGAAAAAACGGAGTAGTAACCGGCAGCGATCGCCACCGTCAGTGATCGATCACCGCGAACCGACTCGAGTCGCGTGCGGGTCGCTACTCGTCGGTGTTGCCGAACGTGAACACGTCGTCGGTATCGCCGTCGTCGTCCGCGTCGTCTGACTCCGCGTCGGCGTCGGTATCGATGTCCGACTCGGCCGCGGCGTCGGTATCGGCGTTCGATTCGTCGTCGTTCGACTCGACTGCGGCGTCAGCGTCGGTGTCTGCGTCGCTGGCATCCGCCGACTCGTCGTCTTCGACCGACTCGAGCGGCGTCGCCGCGCCCGCGTCGTCCGCGAGCGGATCCGCTGTCTCCACCGTGGCGTCGTCGGATTCGCTGGACGCCGCTCCATCGACCGCCGATTCGTCGAGCCCATCATCGGTGCTGACGTCGCTCTCGTCGATACCGAGGATCTCCTCGGCATCGAGTTCGTCGTCGGCAGCCGTCTCGTCGGCGGCCGTCGACTCCTGCGCCGACTGCTCGGTATCGGCGTCCGGAGCGGGTGCCGGCGTCGGCTCGGCGTCGCCCGCCGGCTCCGCCGCCGAATCGGTCTGGAACGTCTCGGTCGGCTGCGCCGCGTCGGGTTCGGTCGCCCGTTCGTCGGTCGTCTCGGGCGACTCGGTCATCTCGCTCTCGTCGGTCGACAGGGTGATTCCCTGCTCCTGCTGGTCGCGGTCCGACTCCTCGGCCCGCTCGTCCTGCCGTGACTCGTCGGTTCCCGCGTCGACCGCGGCGTCGAACTCGGGCGTACTCACTGCCGCGGACGGGTCGTCATCGTCGTCCGAATCGCGCTCGTCCTCGAGGGCCTCGCGGTCGATGCCGGTCTCGAATCGATCGAGCGCTTCGGAGAGCTCCGCGGCCTGGCCGGAGAGGTCCGAGGCGGACTGGGTCACTTCGGTCAGGGCCGTGGTCTGCTCTTCGGCGGCGGCGGCGACGTTCTCGGCCTCGGTGGTCGTCTCCTCGGAGATCGTCGCGGCGTCGTCGACCATCGCGACGACTTCCTGCGTCGACGCGGCCTGCTCTTCGGTCGCGGCGGAGATCTCCTGGACGCCCACGTTGGTCTCCTGGGCGAGTTCGGCGATCTCCTCGAGCGCCTCGACGGCCTCGGTGACCTGCTCACCGGCGGCCTCGATCTGAGCGCTGGTGCCCTCGACCTCGTCCGCGGACCGCTCGGTGCGTTCGCGGATGGCCTCGAGGCGGTCCTCGGCCTCGTCGGCCGCCTCGGCGACGTCCTCCGAGAGCGCCTTGACCTCCTTGGCGACGACGGAGAACCCTTCGTCGTCCTGTCCGCCGGCCGAGCGAGAGGCCTCGATGTTGGCGTTCAGGGCCAGCATGTTCGTCTGACGGGCGATCTCGGAGATGGTGTTGATCAGTTCGTCGATCTGCTGGACCTCCTGCTCGAGGCGGCGGATCTCGCTGACGGCGTCCTCCGCTTCGGTCTCGATCTGGTCCATCGCGGTGATCGCTTCCTGGGCGGCCTCCTGCCCGTCCTGGCCGGTGTCGACCGTCCGTTCGGCGATGTCCGCGACCTCGTTCGAGGAGGCGGCGATCTCCTCGGTGGTCGTCGAGAGCCCGCTCATCTCCTGGTTGACCGACTGCAGCGACTGGTTCTGTTGCTCTGCGCCGTCGGAAATCTCCTGAATCGACTCCGTGACCTGCTGCGAGGCGGATCGAACCTCCTCGCTGGAGGCGGTCACCTGCTCGGAGGCGGTCGCGACGTCGGTCGCGAACCGGTTGAGGTCGGCGACGGTCGCCTCGATCTCCTCGAGCATGTCGTTGAAGTCCGCGGCGATCTCCGCCATCGCTTCGTTGTCCGTCTCGGCGTCCATCCGAGCGGTCAGATCGCCGTCGGCGGCCGCCTCCATCACGTCGCTGTACTCGTCGGCCGTCTGCTCGAGTTGCTCGTTGATCTCCGCGATGCGCTTGCGTTCGCGTTCGGCCTCCTCGCGGGCGGATTCGGCCTCTTCGATCTGTTCGCCTAAGGCGACGCGCATCGAGTCGAAGCCCTCGTAGAGCCGGCCGATGTTGTCGATGCGTTTGGTCTCGAGGTCGACGTCGAGGTTGCCCTCTTCCATCTTGCTGGCCTTGTCTGTGAGCCGGTCGATCGAAACGGCGGTGTTCCGACCGAGAACGACGCCGATCACGCCGATCATGAGCACGCCGGCGATCGTCGCGATTCCGCCCCACTGGCCGACCGTGTTGACGAACCCGTAGGCCTGACTCTCCGGTTCGTGAGTGACGACGACCCAGTCGGTGCCGAAGACGCGCGCGGAGCTGACGACGTAGTCCTCGTCCTCGAAGCCGTAGGCGTCGGTGCCGAGGTCTAGCGAGGAACCGGCGAGCTGATGGGTGCCGGCGCTTTCGGTGCGGGCCGACTGGACGATTTCGTTGCGTTCGTCGCCCTCCGTGGCATATGTGGTGCCGAGCGTCTCGTGGTCCTCGCCGTAGCCGGCGTTGTCGAGCATTACCTCGTTGTCACCGTCGAGAACCATCGTCGTGACACCCGATTCGTCGCCCAGACGGTCCGCGTACGCCTCGAGGTCCGCCGTGTAGA from Haloterrigena sp. KLK7 includes these protein-coding regions:
- a CDS encoding FAD-dependent oxidoreductase, with protein sequence MIGVVGGTLSGLAAAYRLVRRGHDVRLFEPGDELGGLAATTPSSSLSSSPSRSQSPSSPSGPDDTPIERVPVSFARPRDEAALELLAELGLSDRLEWRPIQTAMYVDGTVHPVDAPWEFLAYPPLSLSDTARLATLRSGIDVRGLPRRRPRFDAYEPSDYADVPAEAFVRAHASDAVYERFYGPLLEARFGSAASAVSAAWVLEHCRGRGDRTRFGRERRGYFAGSSAVLVETLAEAIGREQISTNARVTELGVTDDAVDSITVERDGASERHAVDAVVLATVPEALESSLGASSVPVQTRTCLRVSTTAETPLTDADRVTMVDDAPFGELVAPTVPRSSDASGGHRYYLLDGGEAVAAGRSTAVIERRWLEALATHFPAFDRNDLVGVDSTRIRQPVPDGVHSRVDGTSPQARSLDAPDGVFDATVVRQPQFPQRRAGGALETGLRCAASIAEPSRRLPARRPADH
- a CDS encoding methyl-accepting chemotaxis protein, which codes for MDGLRRLVPTAIRRRYAVKFGIMLLILALGVGVVGMAATAGITGQVEDRVQNDQTSLASQEAQNLQMWNEQNEHTIGVIARSDVVANGEPAAVESRFLDWEEHLDADIHSISYVDTANDTVLASTDYDGGETAASEIDGIESGTYEQVHRNDNVPWVSDAHLVDRDLGNDSVVVMTYVQSVPGTDDEAIVYTADLEAYADRLGDESGVTTMVLDGDNEVMLDNAGYGEDHETLGTTYATEGDERNEIVQSARTESAGTHQLAGSSLDLGTDAYGFEDEDYVVSSARVFGTDWVVVTHEPESQAYGFVNTVGQWGGIATIAGVLMIGVIGVVLGRNTAVSIDRLTDKASKMEEGNLDVDLETKRIDNIGRLYEGFDSMRVALGEQIEEAESAREEAERERKRIAEINEQLEQTADEYSDVMEAAADGDLTARMDAETDNEAMAEIAADFNDMLEEIEATVADLNRFATDVATASEQVTASSEEVRSASQQVTESIQEISDGAEQQNQSLQSVNQEMSGLSTTTEEIAASSNEVADIAERTVDTGQDGQEAAQEAITAMDQIETEAEDAVSEIRRLEQEVQQIDELINTISEIARQTNMLALNANIEASRSAGGQDDEGFSVVAKEVKALSEDVAEAADEAEDRLEAIRERTERSADEVEGTSAQIEAAGEQVTEAVEALEEIAELAQETNVGVQEISAATEEQAASTQEVVAMVDDAATISEETTTEAENVAAAAEEQTTALTEVTQSASDLSGQAAELSEALDRFETGIDREALEDERDSDDDDDPSAAVSTPEFDAAVDAGTDESRQDERAEESDRDQQEQGITLSTDESEMTESPETTDERATEPDAAQPTETFQTDSAAEPAGDAEPTPAPAPDADTEQSAQESTAADETAADDELDAEEILGIDESDVSTDDGLDESAVDGAASSESDDATVETADPLADDAGAATPLESVEDDESADASDADTDADAAVESNDDESNADTDAAAESDIDTDADAESDDADDDGDTDDVFTFGNTDE